Proteins from one Xenorhabdus griffiniae genomic window:
- a CDS encoding type I secretion system permease/ATPase has product MMGTTIDKDNISADTLSSALNCCRLLLQLIKGEAQETPSLSSDSKLKFAVKEYGKVHNVDMALCRLKFHKLTPKQLPLAFRDKQGGFVVLVRLSPNQALIQSPYSASPEVLPIDELEARWSCEVIQLREGCHRFDVSWFIPAFIHHRHLLGEVLIFSLMLQLLALVAPLLFQVVMDKVLVHRALSTLDVLVIVLIVVGVFEVILRGLREYLFAHTANRIDITLGVKLFRHLLDLPLLYFKHRQVGSIITRVQELDSIRDFLTGSMLTLCVDVAFTFVFFGVMAWLSWPLTCVVLALLPLYFLLAWLSSKPLQQRIEQQFQTAACNTSFLNESVSGVETIKSLAVEPNMQRRWESQTANMVEASFRTQVLNSFVSHGVMLLQKVTSVGIIWLGANKVIALELTIGQLIAFNMMVSHISQPIAKMIDLWQQFVLTRVAVDKLGDMLNLPVEQAQGDIYPQTPFNGDLQLRNVVFRYQPDQEPVLKGITLHIKAGESLGIVGPSGSGKSTLARLLQRLYAPDGGEILIDGIPLHQLNPTCLRSQIGVVLQENYLFNRSVRHNIALKEPTASLEDVIAAAKLAGAHDFVLQLPLGYDTVLAEAGSSLSGGQRQRIAIARALMANPKILIFDEATSALDDESQALIQANMAEISQGRTVITIAHRLSTVRDCDRIITVEQGQITESGSHHQLLAKGGCYARLWQLQQELRQEVV; this is encoded by the coding sequence ATGATGGGTACTACGATTGATAAGGACAATATATCTGCCGATACGTTGTCTTCTGCCCTTAACTGTTGTCGATTATTGTTGCAGTTGATTAAAGGCGAAGCTCAAGAAACGCCTTCTTTGTCCTCTGATAGCAAGCTGAAATTTGCAGTAAAAGAATACGGTAAAGTACATAATGTTGATATGGCATTATGCCGTTTAAAATTCCATAAGCTAACACCAAAACAGTTACCTTTGGCTTTTCGGGACAAACAGGGAGGGTTTGTTGTATTAGTACGCCTCTCTCCTAATCAGGCGCTGATCCAGTCTCCTTATTCTGCTTCACCTGAAGTGCTTCCTATTGATGAACTTGAAGCCAGATGGAGTTGTGAAGTGATCCAGTTGCGGGAAGGTTGCCACAGGTTCGATGTTTCTTGGTTTATTCCTGCCTTTATTCATCACCGTCACCTCCTCGGTGAGGTGCTGATTTTCTCCCTGATGCTGCAACTACTCGCGCTTGTGGCTCCTTTGCTTTTCCAAGTAGTGATGGATAAGGTGTTGGTACACAGGGCATTGTCCACCCTGGATGTGCTGGTGATCGTGCTAATAGTGGTAGGGGTGTTCGAAGTGATACTTCGAGGGTTACGTGAATACCTGTTCGCGCATACCGCTAACCGTATCGATATTACCTTGGGCGTTAAACTCTTCCGGCATTTGCTGGATTTGCCTCTGCTCTACTTCAAACACCGTCAGGTAGGCTCTATTATCACTCGGGTGCAAGAGCTTGATAGTATTCGTGACTTTTTGACTGGCTCTATGCTGACCTTATGTGTAGATGTTGCCTTCACTTTTGTTTTCTTCGGAGTCATGGCCTGGCTGTCATGGCCTCTGACTTGCGTGGTACTGGCGTTATTGCCTCTCTATTTCTTGCTGGCCTGGTTGAGTTCAAAACCGCTGCAACAACGGATTGAACAGCAGTTCCAGACTGCGGCCTGCAATACTTCTTTTTTGAACGAATCCGTTAGCGGTGTCGAAACCATCAAGAGCCTGGCGGTGGAACCCAATATGCAGCGGCGTTGGGAGTCTCAAACCGCAAATATGGTTGAAGCCAGTTTCCGTACTCAGGTTCTTAATAGCTTTGTCAGCCACGGGGTGATGTTGCTACAGAAGGTAACGAGTGTCGGGATTATCTGGTTAGGAGCGAACAAGGTTATTGCTCTGGAGCTTACCATTGGTCAGCTAATTGCGTTCAATATGATGGTGTCACACATCAGCCAACCTATCGCTAAGATGATCGACCTGTGGCAGCAATTTGTCCTGACCAGAGTCGCTGTTGATAAACTTGGCGACATGCTCAATCTGCCTGTTGAGCAGGCGCAAGGGGATATTTATCCCCAGACGCCGTTCAACGGTGATTTACAGCTGCGTAATGTGGTGTTCCGTTATCAACCTGATCAAGAGCCTGTACTGAAAGGGATCACTCTGCATATCAAGGCCGGCGAGTCTTTGGGAATAGTTGGTCCTTCCGGCTCAGGGAAAAGCACTCTGGCCCGTCTGCTACAAAGACTTTATGCTCCAGATGGAGGAGAGATCTTGATCGATGGTATTCCCCTACATCAACTCAATCCTACCTGCCTGCGTAGCCAGATCGGTGTCGTATTGCAGGAGAATTACCTGTTCAACCGCAGTGTGCGCCATAACATTGCACTCAAGGAGCCTACTGCTTCGCTGGAGGACGTGATAGCTGCTGCCAAATTAGCAGGTGCTCATGATTTTGTCCTCCAGTTGCCTCTGGGTTATGACACTGTGCTGGCTGAAGCAGGTAGTTCTCTGTCTGGAGGGCAGCGCCAACGCATTGCTATCGCTCGAGCACTGATGGCTAATCCCAAGATTTTGATTTTTGACGAGGCGACAAGCGCCCTTGATGATGAGTCTCAAGCCTTAATCCAGGCTAACATGGCTGAGATTTCCCAGGGACGCACCGTTATCACCATTGCTCACCGTCTGTCTACGGTGCGTGATTGTGACCGCATCATCACGGTAGAACAGGGCCAGATCACTGAATCGGGCAGCCATCACCAGTTGCTGGCTAAGGGCGGTTGCTACGCCAGACTGTGGCAGTTGCAACAGGAATTGCGGCAGGAGGTGGTGTGA
- a CDS encoding GNAT family N-acetyltransferase gives MKIHITDAPNSSDETYVIQNLWAHNQQYSDVDIRPLFLTITDDNNQIIAGLVAKTWWGGLEIQYLWVDEKYRKKGFGRQLMLQAEEEALKRHCHMAYVDTFSFQARGFYEKLGYKVYGELGEYAHKYTRFYLAKKFSVSNHMR, from the coding sequence ATGAAAATACATATTACTGACGCTCCAAATTCCTCAGATGAAACATATGTCATTCAAAATCTCTGGGCACATAATCAACAATATAGTGATGTTGATATCCGACCTCTATTTCTCACTATCACTGATGATAATAACCAAATTATTGCCGGCCTCGTTGCTAAAACCTGGTGGGGAGGCCTTGAAATTCAATATCTCTGGGTGGATGAGAAATACCGTAAAAAAGGCTTTGGAAGACAACTCATGTTACAAGCTGAGGAAGAAGCATTAAAAAGACACTGCCATATGGCTTATGTTGATACTTTTAGCTTTCAAGCCAGAGGTTTTTATGAAAAGTTAGGATACAAAGTCTATGGAGAGCTTGGAGAATACGCCCACAAGTACACTCGTTTTTATCTCGCGAAAAAATTCAGTGTGTCCAACCATATGAGATAA
- a CDS encoding helix-turn-helix transcriptional regulator, giving the protein MKLPYNNNNSYLKGLIAMMEHLSEPWGIKDLNSRHIYMNKAAYFYTNTPINFDIEGKFDNEFPADWAELAEDLTNHDKMTEESQDKVSVIETHYWYGRDSLTPYISEKYPVYNSDKKCIWIVWNAKPLNTLSPLQYINQHKPSVLTTEIDTKLFTRAEMDIIFFMLHRFSNKEMAKIYNVSNKTIENRIYNIYQKANVHSLQQFEEFCRHLHLDNYIPERLIEKGILFI; this is encoded by the coding sequence ATGAAGTTGCCCTACAACAATAACAACTCCTATCTAAAGGGATTAATCGCCATGATGGAACATCTGAGCGAACCTTGGGGAATTAAAGATTTGAACTCCCGCCATATCTACATGAACAAAGCTGCATATTTCTACACTAATACCCCCATAAATTTTGATATAGAGGGAAAGTTTGATAATGAGTTTCCGGCTGACTGGGCTGAATTGGCCGAAGATCTAACAAATCATGATAAAATGACCGAAGAATCCCAAGATAAAGTTTCTGTTATAGAAACACATTATTGGTATGGTCGGGACAGTTTAACACCATACATTAGTGAAAAGTATCCAGTATACAACAGCGACAAAAAATGTATTTGGATCGTATGGAATGCTAAGCCTCTAAATACATTGTCCCCTTTACAATATATCAATCAACATAAACCCAGCGTTTTGACTACAGAAATTGATACCAAACTGTTTACCAGAGCCGAGATGGATATCATTTTTTTTATGCTTCACCGATTTTCAAATAAGGAAATGGCCAAAATATACAATGTGAGTAACAAAACCATAGAAAACAGGATATATAACATTTACCAAAAAGCCAATGTCCATTCTCTCCAACAATTTGAGGAATTTTGTAGGCATTTACATCTGGATAACTACATCCCCGAACGCCTAATTGAGAAAGGTATTCTCTTTATCTAA